Proteins encoded in a region of the Ancylobacter sp. SL191 genome:
- a CDS encoding transglycosylase domain-containing protein, whose translation MRVLWGWGVRLVVILVAAPLLLAIIYNLVPPVSTLMLARWATGQGVTRDWVSIDAMSPALVRSVLASEDARFCQHIGVDLVELQNVMDTADDGEPARGASTITMQLAKNLFLWGGRSYIRKALEMPLAVYLNFVMTKRRQLEVYLNIAEWGPDGEFGAQAAAQRAFRRGAGDLNGRQAALLAVTLPNPHTRNPAKPGPGLNRLASNLQARLPREGAELTSCLGLSRASGG comes from the coding sequence ATGCGCGTGCTGTGGGGTTGGGGCGTCCGGCTGGTGGTGATCCTTGTGGCGGCCCCGCTGCTGCTCGCGATCATCTACAATCTTGTGCCGCCGGTCTCGACGCTGATGCTGGCGCGCTGGGCGACGGGGCAGGGCGTCACCCGCGACTGGGTCTCCATCGACGCGATGTCGCCCGCTCTGGTGCGCAGCGTGCTCGCCTCCGAGGATGCGCGCTTCTGCCAGCATATTGGTGTCGATCTGGTCGAGTTGCAGAACGTGATGGACACCGCCGATGACGGCGAGCCGGCCCGCGGTGCGTCCACCATCACCATGCAGCTCGCCAAGAACCTGTTTCTGTGGGGCGGGCGCAGCTATATCCGCAAGGCGCTGGAAATGCCGCTGGCGGTCTATCTCAACTTCGTCATGACCAAGCGCCGCCAGCTTGAGGTCTATCTCAACATCGCCGAATGGGGACCGGATGGCGAGTTCGGCGCGCAGGCGGCGGCGCAGCGCGCCTTCCGGCGTGGCGCCGGCGATCTTAACGGGCGCCAGGCGGCGCTGCTCGCGGTGACGCTGCCCAACCCGCACACCCGCAATCCGGCCAAGCCCGGCCCCGGCCTGAACCGGCTCGCCAGCAACCTTCAGGCCCGCCTGCCGCGCGAGGGAGCGGAATTGACGTCATGCCTCGGACTTTCCCGTGCGTCGGGCGGGTGA
- the rpmF gene encoding 50S ribosomal protein L32, protein MAVPKKKTSPSRRGMRRSADALAKPTYIEDKDSGELRRPHHLDLKTGMYKGRQVLKVKAEA, encoded by the coding sequence ATGGCCGTTCCGAAGAAGAAAACCAGCCCGTCGCGTCGCGGCATGCGCCGTTCCGCCGATGCCCTCGCCAAGCCGACCTACATCGAGGACAAGGATTCGGGCGAGCTCCGCCGTCCGCACCACCTCGACCTGAAGACCGGCATGTACAAGGGCCGTCAGGTGCTGAAGGTGAAGGCCGAGGCCTGA
- a CDS encoding alpha/beta hydrolase encodes MLLSVGLLAGCAGRPGPEALSAISDTVPGASEHVILVASSRERDPNPGVFFNGERTTALNFARIDITVPPNHKPGQTEIPHGIPNPATDMTVREAIYRDTPEQFTADLKAELARRKPGDRDVTIFIHGYNTLFSEALYRFTQMAEDSKQPGVPVLFTWASRGSVADYVYDNNSATAARDRLEETIRLILNSGAERITILAHSMGNWVTVEALRQIKISGTPLPPDRIENIILAAPDIDVDVFKSQLKRFGKPPKPFIVIVSRDDKALAFSDFIAGDKPRLGAYTNDEELVELGAVVVDMTKVKSIDEFNHGKFAQLAAMAPELRGMMARAQARSGAQEMLQQSSVAGIQFVGIDKLVPTLASTAPAAKGTPKPHKPQSAASTPPAGAESDSPGEPETPVQ; translated from the coding sequence GTGCTGCTGAGCGTCGGCCTGCTGGCGGGCTGCGCCGGGCGTCCGGGCCCCGAGGCGCTCTCGGCCATCAGCGATACGGTTCCCGGTGCGAGCGAGCACGTCATCCTCGTCGCCTCCTCGCGCGAGCGCGATCCCAATCCCGGTGTGTTCTTCAATGGCGAGCGCACCACGGCGCTGAATTTCGCCCGCATCGACATCACGGTGCCGCCGAACCACAAACCCGGCCAGACCGAGATTCCGCACGGCATTCCCAACCCCGCGACCGACATGACCGTGCGCGAGGCGATCTACCGCGACACGCCGGAGCAATTCACCGCCGATCTCAAGGCCGAGCTCGCCCGCCGCAAGCCCGGCGACCGCGACGTGACGATCTTCATTCACGGCTACAACACGCTGTTTTCCGAGGCGCTCTACCGCTTCACGCAGATGGCGGAAGATTCCAAGCAGCCCGGCGTGCCCGTGCTGTTCACCTGGGCCTCGCGCGGCTCGGTGGCCGACTATGTCTATGACAATAACAGCGCGACCGCCGCCCGCGACCGGCTTGAGGAGACCATCCGTCTGATCCTCAACAGCGGCGCCGAGAGGATCACCATCCTCGCGCATTCCATGGGCAATTGGGTGACGGTCGAGGCGCTCCGGCAGATCAAGATCTCCGGCACGCCGCTGCCCCCGGATAGAATCGAGAACATCATCCTCGCCGCGCCTGATATCGACGTGGACGTATTCAAGAGCCAGCTCAAGCGCTTCGGCAAGCCGCCCAAGCCCTTTATCGTCATCGTCTCGCGCGACGACAAGGCGCTGGCCTTCTCCGACTTCATCGCCGGCGACAAGCCGCGTCTCGGTGCCTACACCAATGACGAGGAGCTCGTGGAGCTCGGCGCCGTGGTGGTCGACATGACCAAGGTGAAGTCGATCGACGAATTCAACCATGGCAAGTTCGCCCAGCTCGCGGCGATGGCGCCGGAGCTTCGCGGCATGATGGCCCGTGCGCAGGCCCGTTCCGGTGCGCAGGAGATGCTGCAGCAGAGCAGCGTGGCCGGCATCCAGTTCGTCGGGATCGACAAGCTCGTGCCGACGCTCGCCTCGACGGCGCCGGCGGCCAAGGGCACGCCGAAGCCGCACAAGCCGCAGAGCGCGGCCTCGACGCCGCCGGCCGGCGCCGAGAGCGATTCGCCGGGCGAGCCCGAGACGCCCGTCCAATAG
- a CDS encoding GGDEF and EAL domain-containing protein, whose protein sequence is MPERPAPQHPLTDLLKPDEVAGIVGGLSGAAYRWTPHDDVIVWSEAVAAVLGPERLPHAGSGQAYQALIAAGSGLSRAEAVVTAQTPGGLAGLKLFETSYCLAAPPEARPARLWVEDRGVCHLGEDGRIIAVEGVVRRLSIGRPARPAGSLGGIEPQSERQRLSQMVDDRLSQAYRDGSEFGFLLIGIDHLGRLNDLYGFHIGDELVDIVWMRLRAQLAEGQEIARFSGAKFGIVLPRLGPEGLGATQRLLAGVNATPPRTSAGGVAITVSAGGLVAPRHGRSVAEVFSHAQDMLAAARASGSGGLAIYSPGNDRAAERRANLRFADDIISALSENRVTLAFQPIARADSREIALHEALVRIQGRTGRVYDGSSIIPIADRFGLTRLLDRRSLALALAALRADPGLCLSVNVAPGSVHDDVWQRQLEAASAEGLCERLIVELTESASISDLDAMRGRVAWLHGLGCRVAMDDFGVGYTSFRSLRRLGIDVLKIDGSFICAMAQSEDDRHFVRTIVELASKLGIETVAEWVLDEEAARDLAAWGCTYLQGELTGLAAERPLSGRVPEGA, encoded by the coding sequence ATGCCAGAGCGCCCCGCGCCCCAGCATCCCCTGACCGACCTGCTCAAGCCCGATGAGGTTGCCGGCATCGTCGGTGGGCTCAGTGGCGCCGCCTATCGCTGGACACCCCATGACGATGTGATCGTCTGGAGCGAGGCGGTCGCCGCGGTGCTTGGTCCCGAGCGACTGCCTCACGCCGGCTCCGGCCAGGCCTATCAGGCGCTCATCGCCGCCGGATCGGGCCTGTCGCGGGCGGAGGCGGTGGTCACCGCACAGACGCCGGGCGGTCTCGCAGGGCTGAAACTCTTCGAGACCTCCTATTGTCTCGCCGCGCCACCAGAGGCTCGCCCCGCCCGGCTCTGGGTGGAGGATCGCGGCGTCTGCCATCTCGGCGAGGACGGGCGGATCATCGCCGTCGAAGGTGTGGTCCGCCGCCTCTCCATCGGGCGGCCGGCGCGCCCGGCCGGCAGTCTCGGCGGCATCGAGCCGCAATCCGAGCGCCAGCGCCTGTCGCAAATGGTCGATGACCGCCTTAGCCAGGCCTATCGCGATGGCAGCGAGTTCGGTTTTCTGCTCATCGGCATCGACCATCTCGGCCGCCTCAACGATCTCTACGGTTTCCACATCGGCGATGAACTGGTCGATATCGTCTGGATGCGGCTACGGGCGCAACTCGCCGAGGGGCAGGAGATCGCCCGGTTTTCCGGCGCCAAATTCGGCATCGTGCTGCCGCGCCTCGGACCGGAGGGGCTCGGGGCCACCCAGCGCCTTCTGGCCGGCGTGAACGCCACCCCGCCGCGCACCAGCGCCGGCGGCGTGGCCATCACCGTCTCGGCCGGCGGACTGGTGGCGCCGCGCCATGGTCGCTCGGTGGCCGAGGTGTTCTCGCACGCCCAGGACATGCTGGCCGCGGCCCGCGCCTCCGGCAGCGGCGGCCTTGCCATCTATTCTCCGGGCAATGACCGCGCCGCCGAGCGGCGGGCCAATCTGCGCTTCGCCGACGACATCATCTCGGCGCTGAGCGAGAACCGGGTGACGCTTGCCTTCCAGCCGATCGCCCGCGCCGACAGCCGGGAAATCGCGCTTCATGAGGCGCTGGTGCGCATACAGGGGCGCACGGGGCGGGTCTATGACGGCTCCAGCATCATCCCCATCGCCGACCGCTTCGGCCTGACGCGGCTGCTCGACCGGCGCTCGCTGGCGCTGGCGCTGGCGGCGCTGCGGGCGGACCCCGGCCTGTGCCTTTCCGTCAATGTCGCGCCGGGTTCGGTGCATGACGATGTGTGGCAGCGCCAGCTTGAGGCGGCCTCGGCGGAGGGGCTTTGCGAGCGGCTCATTGTCGAGCTGACCGAATCAGCGTCGATTTCGGATCTCGATGCCATGCGCGGGCGCGTCGCCTGGCTGCACGGCCTTGGCTGCCGCGTGGCGATGGACGATTTCGGGGTGGGCTACACCTCGTTCCGCAGCCTGAGACGGCTCGGCATCGACGTGCTGAAGATCGATGGCAGCTTCATCTGCGCCATGGCGCAGTCCGAGGATGACCGCCATTTCGTGCGCACCATCGTGGAACTGGCGAGCAAGCTTGGCATCGAGACGGTGGCGGAATGGGTGCTCGATGAGGAGGCGGCGCGCGATCTCGCCGCCTGGGGCTGCACCTATCTGCAGGGAGAATTGACGGGCCTCGCGGCGGAGCGCCCGCTCTCGGGCCGGGTGCCCGAGGGGGCCTGA
- the phaR gene encoding polyhydroxyalkanoate synthesis repressor PhaR has protein sequence MAKSNEPVTIKKYANRRLYNTGTSTYVTLEDLAQMVKNGEDFVVYDAKSSEDITHSVLTQIIFEQEGKGQSLLPINFLRQIIRFYGDSMQMLVPKYLDMSIENFTKEQVNMREQFSKTFGVGSFGVMEDQVRRNMEIFDRTFKMFLPNGRVEETQAGAATTAPAAKSDDFDELKRQVADMQKRLDQLGDKKG, from the coding sequence ATGGCAAAATCCAACGAACCCGTCACCATCAAGAAGTACGCGAACCGCCGGCTGTATAACACCGGAACGAGCACTTACGTGACGCTCGAGGATCTCGCGCAGATGGTAAAGAATGGCGAGGACTTCGTCGTCTACGATGCGAAATCGTCCGAAGACATCACGCACTCGGTACTGACTCAGATCATCTTCGAGCAGGAGGGCAAGGGGCAGAGCCTGCTGCCGATCAACTTCCTGCGGCAGATCATCCGCTTTTATGGCGACAGCATGCAGATGCTGGTCCCGAAATATCTCGACATGTCGATCGAGAATTTCACCAAGGAACAGGTGAACATGCGCGAGCAGTTCTCCAAGACCTTTGGCGTCGGCAGCTTCGGCGTGATGGAAGATCAGGTCCGGCGCAACATGGAAATCTTCGACCGCACCTTCAAGATGTTCCTGCCCAATGGCCGGGTCGAGGAGACCCAGGCCGGCGCCGCGACGACGGCTCCGGCGGCCAAGAGCGACGATTTCGACGAGCTCAAGCGGCAGGTCGCGGACATGCAGAAGCGGCTCGACCAGCTCGGCGACAAGAAGGGCTGA
- a CDS encoding acetyl-CoA C-acetyltransferase, which translates to MKDEIVIVGAARTAVGAFNGALSSLPAHELGKVAITAALERAGVAPGEVSETIMGQILTAGAGQNPARQASVAAGIPVESPAWGVNQLCGSGLRAVALGYQAILNGDSEIVVAGGQESMSQAPHVAHLRNGTKMGNLELVDTMIKDGLWDAFNGYHMGTTAENVARQWQITREQQDEFAVGSQNKAEAAQKAGRFKDEIAPVTISTRKGDVVVSDDEYPRHGATLDSMTKLRPAFSKDGTVTAGNASGINDGAAAVVLMSAAKAASAGKTPLARIVSWAQAGVDPAIMGSGPIPASRKALEKAGWSVGDLDLIEANEAFAAQACAVNKDLGWDPSKVNVNGGAIAIGHPIGASGARVLTTLLYEMQKRDAKKALVTLCIGGGMGIAMCLERD; encoded by the coding sequence ATGAAGGACGAAATCGTCATCGTCGGTGCGGCGCGCACGGCCGTCGGCGCCTTCAACGGCGCGCTTTCCTCGCTGCCCGCCCATGAACTGGGCAAGGTGGCGATCACGGCCGCGCTGGAGCGCGCCGGTGTCGCCCCCGGTGAAGTGAGCGAGACCATCATGGGGCAGATCCTGACCGCCGGCGCGGGGCAGAACCCGGCGCGTCAGGCCTCGGTCGCCGCCGGCATCCCGGTGGAGAGCCCGGCCTGGGGCGTCAACCAGCTCTGCGGCTCGGGCCTGCGCGCCGTGGCGCTCGGCTATCAGGCGATCCTCAACGGCGACAGCGAGATCGTCGTGGCCGGCGGGCAGGAATCGATGAGCCAGGCGCCGCATGTCGCGCATCTGCGCAACGGTACCAAGATGGGCAATCTCGAGCTCGTCGACACCATGATCAAGGACGGGCTGTGGGACGCCTTCAATGGCTACCACATGGGCACGACCGCCGAGAATGTCGCCCGCCAGTGGCAGATCACCCGCGAGCAGCAGGACGAGTTCGCCGTCGGCTCGCAGAACAAGGCCGAGGCGGCGCAGAAGGCCGGCCGCTTCAAGGACGAGATCGCTCCCGTCACCATCTCCACCCGCAAGGGCGATGTCGTGGTATCGGACGACGAATATCCGCGCCATGGCGCCACCCTCGATTCCATGACCAAGCTGCGCCCGGCCTTCTCCAAGGACGGCACGGTGACGGCGGGCAACGCCTCCGGCATCAATGACGGCGCCGCCGCTGTCGTGCTGATGAGCGCGGCCAAGGCCGCGAGCGCCGGCAAGACGCCGCTGGCGCGCATCGTCTCCTGGGCGCAGGCGGGCGTCGATCCGGCGATCATGGGTTCCGGCCCGATCCCGGCCTCGCGCAAGGCGCTGGAAAAGGCCGGCTGGAGCGTCGGCGATCTCGACCTGATCGAGGCCAATGAGGCCTTCGCGGCGCAGGCCTGCGCGGTGAACAAGGATCTCGGTTGGGATCCGTCGAAGGTCAACGTCAATGGCGGCGCCATCGCCATCGGCCACCCGATCGGCGCCTCGGGCGCCCGCGTGCTCACCACGCTGCTCTACGAGATGCAGAAGCGCGACGCCAAGAAGGCGCTGGTCACGCTGTGCATCGGCGGCGGCATGGGCATCGCCATGTGCCTTGAGCGCGATTGA
- the phbB gene encoding acetoacetyl-CoA reductase codes for MGRVALVTGGTRGIGAAISMALKGAGYQVAASYAGNDEAAAAFTAETGIAAFKWDVADFAACKAGIAEVEAKLGPVDILVNNAGITRDGMLHKMTPDQWHAVIGTNLTSVFNMCRNVIEGMRERNFGRIVSISSINGQKGQMGQTNYSAAKAGEIGFTKALAQESARKGITVNAICPGYIGTEMVRAIPQDVLDKQILPQVPLGRLGEPEEIARCVLFLVADDAGFITGATLSANGGQYMA; via the coding sequence ATGGGTCGAGTTGCGTTGGTCACCGGCGGCACCCGGGGCATTGGTGCGGCGATCAGCATGGCGCTGAAGGGCGCCGGCTATCAGGTCGCGGCCAGCTATGCGGGCAATGACGAGGCGGCAGCGGCGTTCACCGCCGAGACGGGTATCGCCGCCTTCAAATGGGACGTGGCGGACTTCGCCGCCTGCAAGGCCGGCATCGCCGAGGTCGAGGCCAAGCTCGGTCCGGTAGATATTCTCGTCAACAATGCCGGCATCACCCGCGACGGGATGCTGCACAAGATGACGCCGGACCAGTGGCACGCCGTGATCGGCACCAATCTGACGTCGGTATTCAATATGTGCCGCAATGTGATCGAGGGCATGCGCGAGCGCAATTTCGGGCGCATCGTCTCGATCTCCTCCATCAATGGCCAGAAGGGCCAGATGGGCCAGACCAACTACTCCGCCGCCAAGGCCGGCGAGATCGGCTTCACCAAGGCGCTGGCGCAGGAGAGCGCGCGCAAGGGCATCACCGTCAACGCCATCTGCCCCGGCTATATCGGCACCGAGATGGTGCGGGCGATCCCGCAGGATGTGCTCGACAAGCAGATCCTGCCGCAGGTGCCGCTCGGCCGCCTCGGCGAGCCGGAGGAAATCGCCCGCTGCGTGCTGTTCCTCGTGGCGGACGATGCCGGCTTCATCACCGGCGCGACGCTGTCCGCCAATGGCGGCCAGTACATGGCGTGA
- a CDS encoding DMT family transporter, whose amino-acid sequence MSRSTATFIGFTAILLWASLALATSSTGAVPPFLLTALTFAIGGGVGLIATLARGVGLGVFRQPWPVWLHGVGGLFGYHFFYFSALKLAPPAEAGLIAYLWPLLIVLLSAFLPGEKLRPAHVVGALMGLAGTVVLLGAKAGGFGFAAEYVPGYLAAALCAVIWAVYSVASRRFANVPTDVVAGFCLATAALSAICHALFEPSIWPVGSEWIAVVALGIGPVGIAFYTWDIGMKRGDIRLLGVASYAAPVLSTLLLVVAGFAAPSWSLGTACALIVGGAVVATLLARR is encoded by the coding sequence ATGTCCCGCTCCACCGCCACTTTTATCGGCTTCACCGCCATCCTGCTCTGGGCGAGTCTTGCGCTCGCCACCTCCTCCACCGGCGCGGTGCCGCCCTTCCTGCTGACTGCGCTCACCTTCGCCATTGGCGGCGGTGTCGGGCTGATCGCGACGCTGGCGCGCGGCGTCGGGCTCGGCGTGTTCCGCCAGCCCTGGCCGGTCTGGCTGCACGGCGTCGGCGGGCTGTTCGGCTATCACTTCTTCTATTTCTCGGCGCTGAAGCTCGCCCCGCCGGCCGAGGCCGGGCTCATCGCCTATCTCTGGCCGCTGCTCATCGTGCTGCTCTCCGCCTTCCTGCCGGGCGAGAAGCTGCGCCCGGCCCATGTCGTCGGCGCGCTTATGGGCCTTGCCGGCACGGTGGTGCTGCTCGGCGCCAAGGCGGGCGGCTTCGGCTTCGCGGCGGAGTATGTGCCCGGTTATCTCGCGGCGGCGTTGTGCGCGGTGATCTGGGCGGTCTATTCCGTCGCCTCGCGGCGTTTCGCGAATGTGCCGACCGATGTGGTGGCCGGCTTTTGCCTCGCCACCGCCGCGCTCTCGGCAATCTGCCACGCGCTGTTCGAGCCGTCGATCTGGCCGGTCGGGTCCGAATGGATCGCGGTGGTGGCGCTGGGCATCGGCCCGGTCGGCATCGCCTTCTACACCTGGGACATCGGCATGAAGCGCGGCGACATCCGCCTGCTCGGCGTCGCCTCCTATGCCGCGCCGGTGCTGTCCACGCTCTTGCTGGTGGTCGCCGGCTTTGCCGCGCCGAGCTGGTCGCTGGGAACGGCCTGCGCGCTCATCGTCGGCGGTGCGGTGGTCGCCACGCTGCTGGCGCGGCGCTGA
- a CDS encoding cupin domain-containing protein has protein sequence MSGLTAQEVIARLGLQPHPEGGHFRETFRDHRRTPEGRAVSTAIYFLLSAGESSHWHRVDAVEIWHWHVGAPLELSIALGDTGPVEALRLGPDLLNGEEPQRLVPQGAWQAARSLGAWTLVGCTVAPGFEFAGFELAAPGWSPG, from the coding sequence ATGAGCGGGTTGACGGCGCAAGAAGTCATCGCCCGGCTCGGGCTCCAGCCGCACCCGGAAGGCGGGCATTTCCGCGAGACCTTCCGCGACCACCGGCGCACGCCGGAAGGGCGCGCCGTCTCGACCGCCATCTATTTCCTGCTCTCGGCCGGCGAAAGCTCGCACTGGCACCGCGTCGACGCGGTGGAGATCTGGCACTGGCATGTCGGGGCGCCGCTGGAACTGTCCATCGCCCTGGGCGATACCGGGCCGGTCGAGGCGCTGCGCCTTGGGCCGGACCTGCTGAATGGCGAGGAGCCGCAGCGCCTTGTGCCGCAGGGCGCCTGGCAGGCAGCGCGCAGCCTCGGCGCCTGGACGCTGGTCGGCTGCACCGTCGCGCCCGGCTTCGAGTTCGCCGGCTTCGAGCTGGCCGCCCCCGGCTGGTCGCCCGGCTAG
- the gloB gene encoding hydroxyacylglutathione hydrolase: MSVELRLIPCLSDNYAVLLHDPTTETTALIDAPEVAPILAALERENWTLTHILVTHHHTDHIAGVEALKERYGATVVAPRAERDTIPGVDVTVVDGDPVAVGSLVGRVLETPGHTKGHIVFLFEEARLLFAGDTLFVLGCGRPFECDPPVLWESLLRLRALPDDIAVYCGHEYTLSNARFALSVDPDNEALKAKAVEVEALVAAGKPTLPTTIGAEKATNPFMRADDPELAARLGLADAEPGAVFTELRSLKSSFKG, from the coding sequence ATGTCGGTCGAACTGCGTCTCATCCCCTGCCTCTCGGACAATTACGCCGTGCTGCTGCACGACCCGACGACCGAGACGACGGCGCTGATCGACGCGCCGGAGGTGGCGCCCATCCTCGCCGCGCTGGAGCGCGAGAACTGGACGCTGACGCATATCCTCGTCACCCATCACCACACCGACCACATTGCCGGCGTCGAGGCGCTGAAGGAGCGTTACGGCGCCACCGTCGTCGCCCCGCGCGCCGAGCGCGACACCATTCCCGGCGTCGATGTCACCGTGGTCGATGGCGACCCGGTCGCGGTCGGCAGCCTGGTCGGCCGCGTGCTGGAGACGCCCGGCCACACCAAGGGGCACATCGTCTTCCTGTTCGAGGAGGCCCGCCTGCTCTTCGCCGGCGACACGCTGTTCGTGCTCGGCTGCGGCCGCCCCTTCGAGTGTGACCCGCCGGTGCTGTGGGAATCGCTGCTGCGGCTGCGCGCGCTGCCGGACGACATCGCCGTCTATTGCGGGCACGAATATACCCTTTCCAATGCCCGCTTCGCGCTGAGCGTCGACCCGGATAATGAGGCGCTGAAGGCGAAGGCCGTCGAGGTCGAGGCGCTGGTCGCCGCCGGCAAGCCGACACTGCCGACCACCATCGGCGCGGAGAAGGCGACCAACCCCTTCATGCGGGCCGATGACCCGGAGCTCGCCGCCCGCCTCGGCCTCGCGGATGCCGAGCCCGGCGCGGTCTTCACCGAGTTGCGCAGCCTCAAGAGCAGCTTCAAGGGCTGA
- a CDS encoding invasion associated locus B family protein — protein sequence MVRRIVRAALAGLALTFIGVSGASAQGAPKLVSQFGDWGVYLDTSGSGKICYALSQPKTRDPAGLNRDPAYFFISTRTAENVKNEVSVVMGFPLKEGVDAALTIGTTQFDLYTRGSGAWVRNVAEETRLIDALRKGRDVKVKGTSGRGNVTTDTYSLNGISAAIDRAAQECR from the coding sequence ATGGTACGACGCATCGTGCGCGCAGCACTCGCCGGCTTGGCACTGACTTTCATCGGCGTGTCCGGCGCGAGCGCCCAGGGTGCGCCGAAGCTCGTCAGCCAGTTTGGCGACTGGGGCGTGTATCTCGACACCAGCGGCAGCGGCAAGATCTGCTACGCCCTCTCCCAACCCAAGACCCGCGACCCCGCCGGGCTCAACCGTGACCCGGCCTATTTCTTCATCTCGACGCGCACCGCCGAGAACGTGAAGAACGAGGTCAGCGTGGTGATGGGCTTCCCCCTCAAGGAGGGTGTCGACGCGGCGCTGACCATCGGCACGACGCAGTTCGATCTCTACACCCGCGGCAGCGGCGCCTGGGTGCGCAATGTCGCCGAGGAGACCCGCCTGATCGACGCGCTCCGCAAGGGGCGCGACGTGAAGGTGAAGGGCACGTCGGGGCGCGGCAACGTCACCACCGACACCTATTCGCTGAACGGCATCTCGGCCGCGATCGACCGCGCGGCGCAGGAATGCCGCTGA
- a CDS encoding YkvA family protein, which translates to MAARPDTVFDADAFDANAFDADNPAGFAASPEDEARVRAGFFRKLAGVATRVPFAEEATAAYYCALDRQTPTRVRALLFGALAYFLLPTDALPDIFPAIGFTDDAAVIATALNMLAGHINPAHRAAARAALDRLAGR; encoded by the coding sequence ATGGCCGCACGACCCGACACAGTGTTCGACGCCGACGCCTTCGACGCGAACGCGTTCGATGCCGACAATCCGGCGGGCTTTGCCGCCTCGCCCGAGGATGAGGCGCGGGTGCGGGCCGGCTTTTTCCGCAAGCTGGCGGGTGTGGCCACGCGGGTGCCCTTCGCCGAGGAGGCGACCGCCGCCTATTACTGCGCGCTCGACCGGCAGACGCCGACACGGGTGCGCGCCCTGCTGTTCGGCGCCCTCGCCTATTTCCTGCTGCCCACGGACGCGCTGCCGGACATTTTTCCCGCCATCGGCTTCACCGACGACGCGGCGGTGATCGCTACCGCGCTCAACATGCTCGCGGGCCATATCAACCCGGCGCACCGCGCCGCCGCCCGCGCCGCGCTCGACCGGCTGGCCGGGCGTTGA
- the thpR gene encoding RNA 2',3'-cyclic phosphodiesterase produces MPRLFTALEIPSDIAETLSMLRGGLPGARWISPEFYHVTLRFIGDVDHAVARDAAAALDEIDRFGFDLTLAGVDQFGNHKPHSIFAGVKANDALNDLQAEHERAMKRIGLPPEGRNFKPHVTLARLRDVSPRQVAEYLALRGYFRSPTFEVGRFVLYSSRDSVGGGPYRLEAAYPLM; encoded by the coding sequence ATGCCGCGGCTCTTCACCGCCCTCGAAATTCCCTCGGACATCGCGGAGACGCTGTCGATGCTGCGCGGGGGCCTGCCCGGCGCCCGCTGGATCAGCCCGGAATTCTACCATGTGACGCTGCGCTTCATCGGCGACGTGGACCACGCGGTCGCCCGCGACGCGGCGGCAGCGCTCGACGAGATCGACCGCTTCGGCTTCGATCTCACGCTGGCGGGCGTCGACCAGTTCGGCAATCACAAGCCGCATTCGATCTTCGCCGGCGTGAAGGCGAATGACGCGCTCAACGACCTGCAGGCCGAGCATGAGCGGGCGATGAAGCGCATCGGCCTGCCGCCGGAGGGGCGCAACTTCAAGCCGCATGTGACCCTCGCCCGGCTGCGCGACGTGTCACCCCGGCAAGTGGCGGAATATCTCGCCTTGCGCGGCTATTTCCGCAGCCCAACCTTCGAGGTCGGCCGCTTCGTGCTGTATTCCTCGCGCGATTCCGTGGGTGGCGGGCCGTATCGGCTGGAGGCCGCCTATCCGCTGATGTGA